A window from Phaeocystidibacter marisrubri encodes these proteins:
- a CDS encoding T9SS type A sorting domain-containing protein, with protein sequence MKRRITLFSIAALCVGFSLNTSAQILRGSTTVSGTNNMDITVTVNTNTNMVEIEMTGMNGTWFGYGFGGSSMSGRYTMITDGAGNFQERQLGTHTAGSALSSSATVTSNTTSGSVRTVVVSRSRVGQSASYYTFPNTATNISLIWAKGSGSSLSQHSSSNRGSSILTLQNICNFPATVLPNITVCSGDSAMIFGNWESQAGTYSTTLTSSVGCDSVVEQTLVVASSLSGNLPLITLCPGDSAMVFGHYVNTDGSYYDTLQSSGGCDSIVRQIVNTENLVPVVVQNGTTLNASGTNATSYDWIDCNTMQSTGVNSPIFNATANGMYAVIVTGNVCTDTSACFTITGIGIDENSVSTTLSQPNPFNDHLQITGGSEGAEIRIFNTTGVEIYSATRESVSQDIPTTNWPAGLYIIQISTPRETLVQKVIKQ encoded by the coding sequence ATGAAAAGAAGGATAACTCTATTTAGCATCGCAGCTCTATGCGTTGGATTCTCGCTGAATACATCGGCTCAGATTCTGAGAGGCTCAACCACTGTAAGTGGAACGAACAACATGGATATTACGGTGACCGTCAACACCAATACCAACATGGTGGAAATTGAAATGACGGGAATGAACGGTACCTGGTTCGGGTATGGATTTGGTGGAAGCTCTATGAGCGGTAGATACACAATGATCACCGACGGAGCTGGTAACTTTCAAGAGCGTCAACTAGGCACTCACACAGCTGGTTCAGCACTGTCGAGCAGTGCGACTGTTACGTCAAACACCACCAGCGGTTCGGTACGCACGGTAGTGGTAAGCAGAAGTCGTGTAGGACAAAGCGCTAGCTACTACACTTTCCCGAACACAGCAACCAACATTAGTTTGATATGGGCAAAGGGAAGCGGATCTTCTCTATCGCAACACTCTTCCAGCAACCGCGGATCGAGCATCCTTACCCTTCAAAACATCTGTAACTTCCCTGCCACGGTATTGCCAAACATTACGGTTTGTTCAGGAGATAGCGCCATGATCTTTGGCAATTGGGAATCACAAGCGGGAACGTATAGCACTACTCTTACCTCTTCTGTAGGTTGTGATAGTGTGGTAGAGCAAACACTTGTAGTTGCTTCAAGTCTTTCTGGAAACTTGCCACTCATCACCCTATGTCCTGGTGATTCTGCCATGGTATTTGGTCATTACGTAAATACTGACGGAAGCTACTATGACACGCTTCAGAGCAGTGGTGGATGCGACAGTATTGTTCGTCAAATTGTGAATACAGAGAATCTTGTTCCAGTGGTCGTTCAAAACGGTACTACGCTTAACGCTTCAGGCACCAATGCTACCTCTTATGATTGGATCGATTGTAACACCATGCAATCTACGGGAGTTAACTCTCCAATCTTCAATGCTACCGCGAATGGAATGTATGCGGTAATTGTGACCGGTAATGTGTGTACCGATACCTCGGCATGTTTCACCATCACGGGAATCGGAATTGACGAGAATTCGGTTTCAACAACATTGTCACAACCGAATCCATTCAACGATCACTTGCAAATCACAGGCGGTTCAGAAGGCGCCGAAATACGAATCTTCAATACAACTGGGGTGGAAATCTACAGTGCTACGAGAGAGAGTGTGAGTCAGGATATCCCGACCACCAACTGGCCTGCTGGATTATACATCATCCAAATCTCTACTCCGAGAGAAACACTTGTTCAAAAGGTAATCAAGCAATAA
- a CDS encoding YpdA family putative bacillithiol disulfide reductase, whose product MIERQVVYDIVIVGAGPIGLACGIEAQKRGWNYVIIDKGPLVQSLYNYPLGMTFFSTSDKLEIGDVPFISHNHKPTRSEALEYYRRVAQSWKLNLALYESVEEITGEDGAFSVQTSKSSYTAKKIIIATGFYDIAHRLNIPGEELPKVQHYYREAHPYYGQKLAVIGAMNSAVDAALECWRKGAEVTMIVRKGEIGDRVKYWVKPDIENRIEEGSIKAYFHSEVLEIRDHSIRIQTPEGEKEIENDFVLALTGYEPDYSFLSKLGIQQSEDGLRKPIYDSDTMETNVSGIHLAGVICGGMETNKWFIENSRVHAEVIAKHLENHLTAI is encoded by the coding sequence ATGATAGAAAGGCAAGTAGTGTACGATATAGTTATTGTTGGGGCAGGACCCATTGGGCTAGCATGTGGAATAGAAGCTCAAAAGCGAGGATGGAACTACGTTATTATAGACAAAGGTCCTCTCGTTCAATCGCTTTATAATTATCCATTGGGAATGACCTTTTTCTCCACAAGCGACAAGCTTGAAATAGGAGATGTTCCCTTTATAAGCCACAACCACAAACCGACCCGAAGTGAAGCCCTTGAATATTACCGGAGGGTGGCTCAATCTTGGAAGTTAAATCTGGCACTTTATGAGTCGGTTGAAGAGATTACAGGAGAAGATGGAGCGTTCTCCGTCCAAACTTCAAAATCATCCTACACCGCGAAGAAAATCATCATTGCCACCGGATTCTACGACATTGCACATCGCTTGAATATTCCTGGTGAGGAGCTGCCTAAAGTGCAGCACTACTACCGAGAGGCTCACCCATATTACGGGCAAAAGTTGGCCGTGATTGGAGCTATGAATTCCGCCGTGGACGCAGCACTCGAATGTTGGCGCAAGGGGGCGGAAGTCACCATGATTGTCCGCAAGGGTGAAATTGGTGACCGGGTTAAATACTGGGTTAAACCAGATATTGAAAACCGCATTGAAGAAGGGAGCATCAAGGCCTACTTTCATTCTGAAGTACTTGAAATCCGAGATCATTCCATTCGGATTCAAACACCCGAGGGAGAGAAAGAGATTGAAAACGACTTTGTATTGGCCTTAACGGGCTATGAACCCGACTACTCATTCTTGAGCAAGTTGGGAATACAGCAAAGTGAGGATGGACTGCGAAAACCCATCTATGACTCTGATACCATGGAGACCAATGTGAGCGGAATCCATCTTGCGGGCGTGATTTGTGGCGGAATGGAAACCAATAAATGGTTCATTGAAAACAGTCGTGTTCACGCAGAGGTCATTGCGAAACACTTGGAGAATCATCTCACTGCCATCTAA
- a CDS encoding ankyrin repeat domain-containing protein, protein MKLLYTTLLSFCAVSGFAQNDIFDAARTGNVEAAKAMAQINVDTLASENGQGYSPLILAAYHDQTEFIQYLVEQGIDVSGSEGEPTALQAVCYKGFTETCAVLLEAGANPNYKDPNGMSPLHYAAQFNHINIVNLLLEAGADVNATDLNDRKPLDYAVLLNHTEVVSALEKTEE, encoded by the coding sequence ATGAAATTACTGTACACAACCTTACTATCATTCTGTGCCGTTTCTGGCTTTGCGCAGAATGATATTTTCGACGCTGCCAGAACGGGAAACGTAGAAGCGGCAAAAGCCATGGCACAAATCAATGTGGACACCTTAGCGAGTGAGAATGGTCAAGGCTATTCCCCACTCATTTTAGCGGCGTATCACGACCAAACCGAATTCATTCAATACCTCGTTGAACAGGGAATTGACGTGTCTGGAAGTGAAGGCGAACCCACTGCATTACAAGCGGTTTGCTACAAAGGCTTCACGGAAACATGTGCCGTATTGCTAGAAGCCGGAGCAAATCCAAACTACAAAGATCCCAATGGTATGAGTCCACTTCATTATGCTGCTCAGTTCAATCACATTAACATTGTGAATCTATTGTTGGAAGCAGGAGCGGATGTCAATGCCACGGATCTAAATGATCGGAAGCCTCTAGATTATGCCGTGCTACTCAATCACACAGAGGTTGTTTCGGCACTTGAAAAAACAGAGGAATAA
- a CDS encoding helix-turn-helix domain-containing protein → MSLQDPIQTAADFVNSTSRHIFLTGKAGTGKTTFLRDLANRTHKNYLICAPTGIAALNANGVTIHSQFLLPFGSFIPDPTYRLTAEQERGFHTREILFRSHPLNAVRQKVLQALELLVIDEVSMLRADVLDAIDVRLRQAKNNWKKSFGGVQVLFIGDLFQLPPILKDAERGVMSQFYPSIHFFHAHALRHEGFVYVELEKVFRQTDDVFINVLNNLRQNVITEEDRKLLNAHFKPGAEREEGVITLATHNRQVDEINTRSLEALEADTYYYSATVEGDFPESMYPCELKLELKVGAQVMFIKNDSSIVKRYYNGKLAKVVDLDEDTITVILDGETDEYIVPQEKWENTKYAVEDDEINPELKVVGAFYQYPIKLAWAVTIHKSQGLTFDKALIDVGKAFAPGQVYVALSRLRSLDGLTLRTPIPASAVDNDAEVVRFTEQKKSNQDLESALNTGKTQYITELVMEAFNLDPVRLKMDKVMSKWPSVLNFNLERIDKWPRTWKESFEELYGVSQTFKAQLFRLLQGGDHQQMFARLTKGAEYFEAQLKERLLLIYGFQADIQRFKGVKKMTNDLEEVDLQIIGVWQRVATVVGWTQSLLGGGLPEKDPRIQERIVKWRKEHIEAEVERAKNDLSLMSGKRSRKGKKRTGEVKTKKESTYEVTFKLFDDGKDIAEIAKERDLTEATIVGHLSRGVSIGRVDLKKLMDADKVEEIAKTYKGQDSLSDWKADTGDAYSYVELRLVQAHLNAVGEDE, encoded by the coding sequence ATGTCTCTTCAAGATCCCATTCAAACCGCTGCAGATTTTGTGAACAGCACGTCGCGTCACATTTTTCTTACGGGAAAAGCGGGAACGGGTAAGACGACTTTCTTGCGAGATTTAGCCAATCGAACACACAAGAACTATTTGATCTGTGCTCCTACGGGAATTGCCGCTCTAAACGCCAATGGGGTGACGATTCACTCACAGTTTCTCTTGCCTTTTGGAAGTTTTATTCCTGATCCAACCTACCGTTTAACAGCGGAGCAGGAACGCGGGTTTCATACCCGAGAGATACTTTTCCGATCGCATCCACTCAATGCTGTACGTCAAAAAGTTCTACAAGCCTTAGAGCTTTTGGTGATTGATGAAGTAAGCATGCTAAGGGCGGATGTCTTGGATGCCATTGATGTTCGCCTCCGTCAGGCTAAGAACAATTGGAAGAAGAGTTTTGGGGGTGTGCAGGTATTATTTATCGGTGACTTGTTTCAACTTCCTCCCATTTTGAAAGATGCTGAACGCGGCGTGATGTCGCAATTCTATCCCAGCATTCACTTCTTTCATGCCCACGCATTGCGGCATGAAGGATTTGTCTATGTGGAGTTGGAAAAAGTGTTTCGTCAAACCGATGATGTCTTTATCAATGTGCTGAACAACCTTCGGCAGAATGTGATTACAGAGGAAGATAGAAAACTCTTGAATGCTCATTTTAAGCCGGGAGCAGAGCGTGAAGAAGGAGTGATAACCCTTGCTACTCACAACCGACAAGTGGATGAGATCAACACGAGGTCTCTGGAAGCTCTAGAGGCAGATACGTATTATTACAGTGCTACCGTGGAAGGTGATTTCCCAGAGAGCATGTATCCCTGTGAATTGAAGTTGGAATTGAAGGTGGGCGCTCAGGTGATGTTCATCAAGAATGATTCGTCTATTGTCAAGCGCTATTACAATGGCAAATTGGCCAAAGTGGTTGATTTGGATGAGGATACCATTACCGTTATTCTCGATGGTGAAACGGATGAATACATTGTTCCACAAGAGAAATGGGAGAACACCAAATATGCCGTGGAAGACGATGAGATCAATCCTGAACTGAAGGTGGTTGGAGCCTTCTATCAATATCCCATCAAACTCGCATGGGCCGTGACCATTCACAAGAGCCAGGGACTCACATTCGACAAAGCACTTATTGATGTCGGTAAGGCCTTTGCGCCAGGGCAAGTCTATGTGGCACTGAGCCGATTGCGAAGTCTAGATGGACTAACCCTGCGAACACCCATTCCAGCAAGTGCCGTTGATAACGACGCCGAGGTAGTTCGTTTTACAGAACAGAAGAAGTCGAATCAAGATCTTGAAAGTGCGTTAAACACTGGAAAAACACAATACATTACAGAGTTGGTGATGGAGGCTTTCAATTTAGACCCTGTCCGACTCAAGATGGATAAAGTAATGTCCAAGTGGCCGAGTGTTCTGAATTTTAATTTGGAGCGAATTGACAAGTGGCCCAGAACCTGGAAAGAATCGTTCGAGGAGTTATATGGTGTGAGTCAGACTTTCAAAGCGCAGTTGTTTCGACTGCTTCAAGGGGGAGATCATCAGCAAATGTTCGCTCGATTAACGAAAGGTGCAGAGTATTTCGAAGCTCAACTCAAAGAGCGCCTCCTTCTCATTTATGGTTTTCAAGCCGACATTCAACGCTTCAAAGGGGTGAAGAAAATGACCAACGATTTAGAAGAAGTCGATCTTCAGATCATTGGGGTATGGCAGCGTGTTGCAACAGTGGTTGGATGGACTCAGAGTTTATTGGGTGGAGGATTGCCAGAGAAAGATCCACGCATTCAAGAGAGAATTGTCAAGTGGAGAAAAGAGCATATTGAAGCCGAAGTGGAACGCGCCAAGAACGATTTATCGCTCATGAGTGGCAAGCGTTCTCGTAAGGGCAAAAAACGCACAGGTGAGGTGAAGACGAAGAAGGAATCTACCTATGAAGTGACCTTTAAGCTCTTTGATGATGGAAAGGATATTGCTGAAATAGCCAAGGAACGCGATCTCACAGAAGCCACCATCGTAGGACACTTATCAAGAGGAGTTTCTATAGGTAGAGTAGATCTAAAGAAGTTGATGGACGCCGATAAGGTGGAGGAAATTGCCAAGACCTACAAAGGGCAGGATTCGCTCTCTGACTGGAAGGCCGACACAGGAGATGCTTATAGTTACGTAGAACTGAGATTGGTGCAAGCCCACTTGAATGCCGTAGGTGAAGACGAGTGA
- a CDS encoding cytochrome-c peroxidase, with translation MKYFLKMAVLAVGLQSCQTDEPLQPGNADPVKWETITATLNIDPDHLPDYVNPSFPSFYNNAFFARFDNTPADNMISNEGATLGRVLFYDVSLSRNRSVSCASCHAQHESFSDKNQFSSGFEGGQTTVHSMRLANARFYEAGSFFWDKRSASLEEQSTQPIQNGLEMGFDSLHGGMLRVVERLDSLSYYPPLFDLAFGDSSISEDRIQKALAQFMRSIISVHSRFDEGYAQVYDPTAPGQGIGASFPNFTAQENRGKAIFLGPPNTGGAGCAGCHVPPAFTLVGVSLSNGLDAGETTVFKSPSLKTIDEGQHFMHDGRFSTLAEVVEHYDNGIQNGPALDPRLRVNGQPLVLNLTMAQKADLIAFLLTLSDPTVLADSKYSDPFK, from the coding sequence ATGAAATACTTTCTCAAAATGGCCGTGCTTGCCGTGGGTTTACAGTCGTGCCAGACGGATGAACCTCTTCAACCTGGCAATGCTGATCCTGTTAAATGGGAGACGATTACCGCTACTCTTAATATCGATCCCGATCATTTGCCAGATTATGTGAATCCGTCTTTTCCGAGTTTTTACAACAACGCTTTCTTCGCCCGCTTTGACAATACGCCTGCGGATAATATGATCTCAAATGAAGGGGCGACTTTGGGAAGGGTGCTCTTCTATGATGTATCGCTGAGCAGAAATCGGTCGGTATCCTGTGCCTCCTGTCATGCGCAGCATGAGTCTTTTTCAGATAAGAATCAATTTAGTTCTGGGTTTGAAGGGGGGCAAACCACAGTGCACTCTATGAGGTTGGCAAATGCGAGGTTTTACGAAGCGGGTTCTTTCTTCTGGGACAAGCGTTCGGCTTCCCTAGAAGAGCAAAGCACACAGCCTATCCAGAATGGTTTGGAAATGGGATTTGACTCACTTCATGGAGGAATGTTACGTGTGGTTGAGCGACTAGATTCTCTATCCTACTATCCACCGCTATTTGATTTGGCCTTTGGTGATTCGTCCATTTCTGAAGATAGAATTCAGAAGGCTCTTGCGCAGTTCATGCGTTCAATAATCAGCGTCCATTCCAGGTTTGATGAGGGATATGCGCAAGTTTATGATCCAACTGCACCCGGACAAGGTATCGGTGCATCTTTTCCAAACTTTACCGCACAAGAGAATAGAGGGAAAGCCATCTTTCTAGGTCCACCGAATACAGGGGGAGCTGGATGTGCAGGTTGTCATGTTCCACCGGCCTTTACTTTAGTTGGTGTTTCATTGTCGAATGGATTGGATGCCGGAGAAACGACGGTGTTTAAGTCACCGAGTTTGAAAACCATAGATGAGGGGCAACACTTCATGCACGATGGACGATTTTCGACCCTTGCTGAAGTGGTGGAGCATTACGACAACGGCATTCAAAACGGACCTGCACTCGATCCTCGACTTCGCGTAAATGGTCAGCCATTGGTTCTCAATCTAACCATGGCTCAGAAGGCAGATTTGATCGCTTTCCTTCTCACACTAAGTGATCCAACGGTGTTAGCTGATTCCAAATACAGTGATCCCTTTAAGTAA